A single region of the Bacillus cereus genome encodes:
- a CDS encoding YrrS family protein, translated as MGQGSRFQAKQQNRRNKGIFNIAFSVVLVTVGIVTYQLFFTSDTSEKAIAQEKKATKIEEKKNEDKEATKIEEKKNEDKEAAKVEEKKNEDKEAAKVEEKKNEDKEAAKIEEKKNGDKETAHLEEKQKVEEPVKTNENENKEGEKTISQEKGSQTNPSWKPIGTEQGAKPAMKFKEGTADWNEMKKAISYAVDVPESQLIFDFIGNNGNNKAYGNVRDKQSNKKYKVDIDWVENQGWKPVSVQVVK; from the coding sequence ATGGGACAAGGAAGCAGGTTTCAAGCAAAACAACAAAATCGTCGTAATAAGGGGATATTTAATATCGCATTTAGTGTGGTATTAGTAACAGTTGGCATAGTGACATATCAGTTGTTTTTCACTTCTGATACATCAGAGAAAGCAATTGCTCAAGAAAAGAAAGCAACAAAGATAGAAGAAAAGAAAAACGAAGATAAAGAAGCAACAAAGATAGAAGAAAAGAAAAACGAAGATAAAGAAGCGGCAAAGGTAGAAGAAAAGAAAAATGAAGATAAAGAAGCGGCAAAGGTAGAAGAAAAGAAAAATGAAGATAAAGAAGCGGCAAAAATAGAAGAAAAGAAAAACGGAGATAAAGAAACAGCACATTTAGAAGAGAAACAAAAAGTAGAAGAACCTGTAAAAACGAACGAAAATGAAAATAAAGAGGGAGAAAAAACGATATCTCAAGAAAAGGGTTCTCAAACTAATCCTTCTTGGAAGCCAATTGGTACAGAGCAAGGAGCAAAACCTGCAATGAAATTTAAAGAAGGAACAGCAGATTGGAATGAGATGAAAAAAGCAATTTCATATGCTGTTGATGTTCCAGAGAGTCAATTGATTTTTGATTTTATTGGGAATAATGGTAATAATAAAGCCTACGGTAATGTACGAGATAAGCAAAGTAATAAAAAATATAAGGTTGATATTGATTGGGTAGAGAATCAGGGTTGGAAACCAGTATCTGTTCAAGTGGTAAAATAA
- a CDS encoding helix-turn-helix domain-containing protein: MIINTAYKFRIYPNKAQATLINKTIGCSRFVFNYFLSLWDNAYQETGKGLTYGTCSAKLPANEIIDVSLSSNDKLVDIAAKLKNIKGRYDEKLPVKIILGLLCEKFIITGENALKIKPFIFKLVHNNCCEGFDYIDEQLYNFNEEINLAADNIYGNLEDISQEIKRFLSVYKDFIIYFHLPYGGLDDE; this comes from the coding sequence ATGATAATCAATACAGCATATAAATTTCGTATCTATCCAAATAAAGCACAAGCAACCCTAATCAATAAAACGATCGGATGTTCTCGTTTTGTATTCAATTATTTCTTATCTCTATGGGATAACGCATACCAAGAGACAGGGAAAGGTTTGACATATGGTACATGCTCTGCCAAACTCCCTGCTAATGAAATTATTGACGTTTCTTTATCCAGTAATGATAAATTGGTCGATATTGCAGCTAAATTAAAAAACATAAAGGGAAGATATGATGAAAAATTACCAGTGAAAATTATACTGGGACTTTTATGTGAGAAATTTATTATAACTGGAGAAAATGCATTGAAAATAAAACCATTTATATTTAAATTAGTACATAATAATTGCTGTGAGGGATTCGATTATATAGATGAACAGCTGTATAATTTCAATGAAGAAATTAATTTAGCCGCAGATAATATATATGGGAATCTAGAAGATATTAGTCAAGAAATAAAAAGGTTTTTATCTGTTTATAAAGATTTTATTATATATTTTCATTTACCTTATGGTGGGCTGGATGATGAATAA
- a CDS encoding AbrB/MazE/SpoVT family DNA-binding domain-containing protein has product MKATGVTRKVDDLGRVVIPKELRNTLGIKEKSPLEIFVEGEDIVLQKYQPGGVCALTGEVSNRNISLANGKITLSPEGAELLIKEVEQYLVK; this is encoded by the coding sequence ATGAAAGCAACCGGAGTGACTAGAAAAGTAGATGATTTAGGGCGTGTGGTAATTCCAAAGGAACTTAGAAATACGCTAGGTATTAAAGAAAAATCACCATTAGAGATCTTTGTAGAAGGTGAAGACATTGTTTTACAGAAATATCAGCCCGGTGGTGTTTGTGCATTAACAGGAGAGGTATCAAATCGTAACATATCATTAGCAAACGGTAAGATAACATTAAGCCCAGAAGGTGCAGAACTATTAATAAAAGAAGTAGAACAGTACCTTGTAAAATAA
- a CDS encoding DUF3947 family protein translates to MFRNCFYNEKQMRPLGGQGPAQSTIQAVHHAIQAQQQAFQAQQMQEIHNPSQSYYSLQPYYPLQSYYPSQSYYPSQSYYPM, encoded by the coding sequence ATGTTTCGTAATTGTTTTTACAATGAGAAGCAAATGCGTCCTTTAGGGGGGCAGGGGCCTGCACAAAGTACTATTCAAGCTGTTCATCATGCTATACAAGCGCAGCAACAAGCATTTCAAGCACAGCAAATGCAGGAAATCCATAATCCATCACAATCGTATTATTCATTACAGCCTTATTACCCATTACAATCGTATTATCCATCACAGTCCTATTATCCATCACAGTCTTATTATCCAATGTAG
- a CDS encoding DUF58 domain-containing protein has product MNQQLVYTPLAEPFVMGVMSVVAVILCVFSSNLLFLSLVFLYVILIGAMYVYIRKVSRVEWEYSQGNSNVFIGETNMCKIKVSNKSIFPILNIVFRFKCENKLTWNHDEINKNHSTGSNYYMNFNLKGRESVSFDLQAVALKRGIAKWEEVEIVITDLFGFITNHITYKQVDTPSYLVLPAVPKIQVPELQEWSRGFRKAMSSPLYDETKVMGVKSYENEDFRSIHWSATAKTGTITAKKYERTQSDKYAIYLNLQNKSGVSLRKDTEELIELTAGICKQLLLQDCSFELWINSVKDNGLLHIKNGDNRKHLQNVLKVLASISDQDTPVSSSYFYTAGFRRKELDAVPLILGTSPKKYSRTNKWIVIKE; this is encoded by the coding sequence ATGAATCAACAGCTTGTGTATACACCTTTAGCGGAGCCTTTCGTAATGGGAGTTATGTCAGTTGTAGCCGTTATTTTATGTGTATTTTCAAGTAATCTATTGTTTTTATCTCTCGTATTTTTGTATGTAATTTTAATAGGTGCTATGTATGTATACATACGTAAAGTATCTCGTGTTGAATGGGAATACAGTCAGGGGAATTCAAATGTTTTTATAGGTGAAACGAATATGTGCAAAATTAAAGTTTCAAACAAGTCGATATTTCCTATTCTTAATATCGTATTTCGATTTAAATGTGAAAATAAGCTAACTTGGAATCATGATGAAATAAACAAAAATCATAGTACAGGTTCAAATTATTATATGAATTTTAATTTAAAAGGAAGAGAGTCAGTTTCATTTGATTTGCAAGCTGTAGCGTTAAAAAGAGGAATTGCGAAATGGGAAGAAGTTGAAATTGTCATTACTGATCTCTTTGGATTCATAACGAACCATATAACATATAAACAAGTTGATACGCCCTCCTATTTAGTCTTACCAGCTGTGCCGAAAATACAAGTGCCTGAATTACAAGAATGGTCACGGGGATTTCGAAAAGCGATGTCTTCACCGCTATATGATGAAACGAAAGTAATGGGAGTGAAGTCTTATGAAAATGAAGATTTTCGTTCTATCCACTGGAGTGCAACAGCGAAAACAGGGACGATAACTGCGAAAAAGTATGAGCGAACGCAATCAGATAAATACGCGATTTATCTCAACTTGCAAAACAAAAGTGGCGTTTCTTTGCGAAAGGATACAGAAGAACTAATTGAATTAACAGCAGGCATATGCAAGCAACTGCTTTTGCAAGATTGTTCATTTGAATTATGGATTAATAGTGTGAAAGATAACGGTTTGCTACATATAAAGAACGGGGATAATCGGAAACATTTGCAAAATGTATTAAAAGTACTTGCCTCAATATCGGACCAAGATACGCCTGTATCATCTTCTTATTTTTACACAGCTGGCTTTCGTCGTAAGGAATTGGATGCAGTTCCTTTAATTTTGGGTACTTCTCCAAAGAAATATAGTAGAACGAATAAATGGATTGTAATTAAAGAATAA
- a CDS encoding AAA family ATPase, which produces MSILKKITNNISKVIIGKDESIELAAIALIARGHILLEDVPGTGKTTLAKSLAKSVDAKFQRIQFTADTLPGDVIGLEYFDVKESDFKTRLGPIFANIVLVDEINRAVPRTQSSLLEVMEERTVTIAKQTHSLPEPFLVIATQNPLESAGTFPLPDAQLDRFLLTIRQGYPTREAEKEMMNRFQTNDPLETLHSIISTEEIITVQKRAREVLVGNDVQDYLLEIIEATRKHELIEIGVSPRGTLAFMRVIQARAILNERDYCTPDDIKTLAASVCAHRLTLTIEGEMKTTKEQIMKEILGAISVPVENVR; this is translated from the coding sequence ATGAGCATATTAAAGAAAATTACTAACAATATTTCGAAGGTTATTATAGGGAAAGATGAATCAATTGAGCTGGCTGCAATAGCTCTTATAGCAAGAGGACATATTTTATTAGAAGATGTACCTGGGACGGGAAAAACGACATTAGCGAAAAGTTTGGCTAAAAGTGTGGACGCTAAGTTTCAAAGAATACAATTTACAGCGGATACTTTGCCTGGAGATGTTATTGGTCTTGAATATTTCGATGTGAAGGAATCGGATTTTAAAACGAGGTTAGGACCTATTTTTGCAAATATAGTATTAGTGGATGAAATTAATCGGGCTGTACCGAGAACACAATCTTCGTTACTTGAAGTTATGGAAGAACGTACTGTTACAATTGCGAAACAGACACATTCACTACCAGAACCTTTTTTAGTAATTGCAACGCAAAATCCTCTTGAATCGGCTGGTACATTTCCTTTACCTGATGCTCAATTAGACCGATTTTTACTTACGATTCGGCAAGGTTATCCTACGAGAGAAGCAGAAAAGGAGATGATGAATCGTTTTCAAACGAATGATCCGTTAGAAACGTTACATTCAATTATTTCAACTGAAGAAATTATTACAGTGCAAAAACGAGCAAGAGAAGTGTTAGTAGGGAATGATGTGCAAGATTATTTACTTGAAATTATTGAGGCAACGCGTAAACATGAGTTAATTGAAATTGGTGTAAGCCCGCGGGGGACGTTGGCATTTATGAGAGTGATTCAAGCACGGGCAATATTAAATGAAAGAGATTATTGTACGCCAGATGATATAAAGACGCTGGCTGCATCCGTTTGCGCTCATCGTTTAACGTTAACGATTGAGGGAGAGATGAAAACGACGAAAGAACAAATCATGAAAGAAATTCTTGGTGCGATTAGTGTGCCAGTGGAGAATGTACGATGA
- a CDS encoding putative quinol monooxygenase, with product MIIIHAIFQVDPAKQQPFLEEIQPLIHGSREESGNVSYDLYKDTENENVYTMVEVWKDKEAVASHNTSEHYTAFVSKAPQFLTAPLDIKAYNGELVK from the coding sequence ATGATTATTATTCACGCAATATTTCAAGTAGATCCAGCGAAACAACAACCATTTTTAGAAGAAATTCAGCCACTCATTCATGGTTCAAGAGAAGAAAGTGGAAATGTATCCTATGACCTTTATAAAGATACAGAAAATGAAAATGTCTATACGATGGTAGAAGTATGGAAAGATAAAGAAGCAGTTGCGAGTCATAATACGAGTGAACATTATACTGCCTTCGTTAGTAAAGCACCACAATTTTTAACTGCTCCACTTGATATAAAAGCTTATAATGGAGAGTTAGTAAAATAA
- a CDS encoding nitroreductase family protein — MTNLLKTNDFNEILTGRRSIRKYDPAVKISKEEMTEILTEATLAPSSVNMQPWRFLVIESDEAKATLAPLAKFNQSQVETSSAMIAVFGDLNNFDNAEEIYGTAVERGLMPAEVKEDQMQKLSGYFSMVTPEVMKDTVLIDGGLVAMQFMLAARAHGYDTCPIGGFEKDQIAEAFGLDKERHVPVMLISIGKAADSGYQSVRLPVEKVAEWK; from the coding sequence ATGACAAACTTACTAAAAACAAATGACTTTAATGAAATTTTAACAGGACGCCGTTCAATTCGTAAATACGATCCAGCTGTAAAAATTAGCAAAGAGGAAATGACTGAAATTCTTACAGAAGCAACGCTTGCACCGTCTTCAGTAAATATGCAACCATGGAGATTCCTTGTTATTGAAAGTGACGAAGCAAAAGCAACACTTGCGCCACTTGCTAAATTTAACCAATCTCAAGTAGAAACATCTTCAGCAATGATTGCTGTATTTGGTGACTTAAACAACTTTGATAACGCAGAAGAAATTTACGGTACAGCAGTTGAGCGCGGTTTAATGCCAGCTGAAGTAAAAGAAGATCAAATGCAAAAACTTTCAGGTTACTTCTCAATGGTTACACCAGAAGTAATGAAAGATACTGTTTTAATTGATGGTGGTCTTGTAGCGATGCAATTTATGCTAGCAGCTCGTGCTCACGGTTATGACACTTGCCCAATTGGTGGATTTGAAAAAGACCAAATCGCAGAAGCATTCGGATTAGACAAAGAGCGTCACGTACCAGTAATGTTAATTTCAATCGGAAAAGCAGCTGACAGTGGTTATCAATCAGTACGTCTTCCAGTTGAAAAAGTTGCTGAGTGGAAGTAA
- a CDS encoding MarR family winged helix-turn-helix transcriptional regulator, which produces MTSSCSKEAIILYKLHFLNKEVSSKFEGCTGMSQSRLELILQLYEVGEISQKALQQEVNIDNAAITRHLKQLEANGMITRRKNPDDNRITLVTLTEEGRNKIQVYQEEKERFATSAFKGLSEEERDNLLTMLDRIQENIKEL; this is translated from the coding sequence TTGACAAGTTCATGCTCAAAAGAAGCAATAATTTTATATAAATTACACTTCCTCAATAAAGAAGTAAGTTCGAAGTTTGAAGGGTGTACGGGTATGAGTCAATCTAGACTAGAGCTTATACTTCAGTTATATGAAGTAGGTGAAATTAGTCAAAAAGCACTTCAGCAAGAAGTGAATATTGATAATGCTGCGATTACGAGGCATTTAAAACAGCTGGAAGCAAACGGAATGATTACAAGACGTAAAAATCCAGATGATAACAGAATTACGTTAGTTACTCTTACAGAAGAGGGGCGAAATAAAATTCAAGTGTATCAAGAGGAAAAAGAGCGTTTCGCTACTTCAGCATTTAAAGGATTAAGTGAAGAAGAACGCGACAATCTTTTAACGATGTTAGACCGCATTCAAGAAAATATAAAAGAATTATAA
- a CDS encoding elongation factor G, with product MTTINIGIVAHVDAGKTSLTERILYETNVIKELGRVDSGSTQTDSMELERQRGITIKASVVSFFIDDVKVNVIDTPGHADFIAEVERSFRVLDGAILVISAVEGVQAQTKILMRTLQKLNIPTLLFVNKIDRSGANTEKVVKQIKEILSNDAFPFYSTENEGTKEARIIEYKSYDDCMERLALYNESLLESYVNNDIVPDTLLRKELEIQIQQANVYPICFGSAMTGMGIAELLGNISALIPANKSAQNEILSGVVFKIEREPSGEKVAYVRVFSGSLHVRKYVEIQRAESQSHKEKIKKMCIFHNGDAVQTSTVPSGEFCKVWGLNDIKIGDIIGEQTDYIKDIHFAEPQMEAVIDAVPKERIHDLYTALMELCEEDPLIKVWKDGVHNELYIRLFGEVQKEVIETTLYEKYNIQVAFSNTRVVCVEKPVGIGYAAEVMGEKANPFYATIGFKVERGTLNSGITYNLGVELGSLPLAFHKAIENTVFQTLKQGLYGWEVTDIIVTLTHTGYASPVTTASDFRNLTPLVLMDALKQAETYVYEPVNEFELTVPEHAISTAMYKLAAIPATFAEPILHNDSYHLTGSLPVAKTENFKRILHSFTEGEGIFTTKPAGFTKLTAPFPTRKRVDYNPLNRKDYLLHVLKAY from the coding sequence ATGACAACAATAAATATAGGGATTGTAGCGCACGTAGACGCTGGCAAGACGAGTTTGACTGAGCGTATTCTTTATGAAACGAATGTGATTAAAGAACTTGGCCGAGTTGATAGCGGCAGTACGCAAACTGATTCAATGGAATTAGAAAGACAGCGCGGAATTACAATTAAAGCATCTGTCGTTTCTTTCTTTATTGATGATGTAAAAGTAAATGTCATTGATACACCTGGACACGCTGATTTTATCGCTGAAGTGGAGCGATCATTCCGTGTTTTAGACGGTGCAATTTTAGTTATTTCTGCCGTTGAAGGTGTGCAAGCACAAACAAAGATTTTAATGCGGACATTACAGAAACTAAACATACCGACTTTATTATTTGTAAATAAAATAGACCGTAGTGGTGCAAATACTGAAAAAGTTGTGAAACAAATAAAAGAAATCCTTTCAAATGACGCATTCCCCTTTTACTCTACTGAGAACGAAGGAACAAAGGAAGCTCGTATTATTGAATATAAATCATATGACGATTGTATGGAACGATTGGCATTGTATAATGAATCATTGCTTGAATCCTATGTAAATAACGACATAGTACCGGACACACTATTAAGAAAAGAACTAGAAATACAAATACAGCAAGCAAATGTGTATCCGATCTGTTTCGGTTCAGCAATGACAGGTATGGGAATAGCTGAACTACTTGGAAATATTTCAGCACTAATTCCAGCTAATAAATCGGCACAAAATGAAATATTATCTGGTGTTGTATTTAAAATAGAACGTGAACCTTCTGGTGAAAAGGTTGCTTATGTAAGAGTTTTTTCAGGTAGTTTACACGTTAGAAAATATGTTGAGATACAGCGCGCTGAGTCTCAATCACATAAAGAAAAGATTAAAAAAATGTGCATATTTCATAATGGAGATGCCGTTCAAACTTCTACCGTTCCTAGCGGTGAATTTTGTAAAGTGTGGGGACTGAATGATATTAAAATTGGTGATATTATCGGTGAACAGACGGATTATATAAAGGATATTCACTTTGCCGAACCGCAAATGGAAGCTGTCATCGATGCAGTACCTAAAGAACGAATTCATGATTTATACACTGCTCTTATGGAACTATGCGAAGAAGATCCGCTCATTAAAGTGTGGAAAGACGGTGTTCATAATGAACTATACATTCGCCTTTTCGGTGAAGTACAAAAAGAAGTGATCGAAACAACGCTTTATGAGAAATACAATATACAAGTTGCTTTTTCAAATACGCGAGTTGTATGTGTTGAAAAGCCAGTTGGTATAGGTTATGCCGCCGAAGTAATGGGTGAAAAAGCGAATCCATTCTACGCAACAATTGGTTTCAAAGTTGAACGAGGTACACTTAACTCTGGCATAACGTATAACTTAGGTGTTGAACTTGGATCACTGCCTTTAGCATTTCATAAAGCGATTGAGAATACAGTATTTCAAACGTTAAAACAAGGTTTATACGGTTGGGAAGTTACCGATATTATTGTCACGTTAACACATACCGGATACGCAAGCCCGGTTACAACAGCGAGTGACTTTAGAAATTTAACACCGCTCGTATTAATGGATGCTTTAAAGCAAGCTGAAACATATGTATATGAACCAGTAAACGAGTTTGAATTAACCGTACCGGAGCATGCAATTAGTACCGCAATGTATAAGCTTGCAGCCATTCCAGCAACTTTCGCAGAGCCTATATTGCATAATGATTCTTATCACTTAACTGGATCATTACCTGTTGCGAAAACAGAGAATTTTAAACGAATACTACATTCATTTACAGAAGGAGAAGGTATATTTACAACGAAGCCAGCTGGTTTCACAAAGCTTACGGCTCCCTTCCCTACTCGAAAACGTGTTGATTATAACCCGCTGAATCGGAAAGATTATTTGCTTCATGTTTTGAAGGCTTATTAA
- a CDS encoding alpha/beta hydrolase, translating into MKGTKKEIHIEGKVIHYTHIEKGSNTICFMFSGSGYNYDKPLFYYATMLMLENKIDVVHIHYSYDGQLMNKPMEEVTKVMMDDINPVMNEVLKNGRYSNSIFLGKSLGTIPIANNLMKREEFLQSKMILMTPLLTFDTIFDSILHSHHEGLLVIGDKDHQYNVDQIDQLHKTNLTIDVVKNANHSVNVGEYETENSIEAIAKVIERLKEVVRTN; encoded by the coding sequence GTGAAGGGGACTAAAAAAGAGATACATATAGAGGGTAAAGTAATTCATTACACACATATTGAAAAAGGTTCTAATACAATCTGCTTTATGTTCTCAGGTTCAGGCTACAATTATGATAAGCCGTTATTTTATTATGCAACGATGCTTATGCTTGAAAATAAAATAGATGTAGTACATATTCATTATTCCTATGATGGACAATTAATGAATAAGCCAATGGAAGAAGTAACGAAAGTAATGATGGATGATATTAATCCTGTAATGAATGAAGTGTTGAAAAATGGACGCTATAGCAATTCTATATTTTTAGGGAAATCACTCGGAACGATTCCGATTGCAAATAATTTAATGAAGAGAGAAGAGTTTTTACAGTCAAAAATGATATTAATGACACCGTTACTGACGTTTGATACGATTTTTGATTCTATCTTGCATAGTCATCACGAAGGGCTTTTAGTAATTGGGGACAAAGATCACCAATACAATGTAGATCAAATTGATCAGTTACATAAAACGAATTTAACGATTGATGTCGTCAAAAACGCAAATCATTCTGTAAATGTTGGGGAATATGAAACAGAAAATTCGATTGAAGCTATAGCAAAAGTAATAGAAAGACTTAAAGAAGTTGTGAGGACAAACTAA
- a CDS encoding NUDIX hydrolase, translated as MDLTFKVEETCFNYRVGAICKQGNKILILQGDGEDFWYVPGGRVKMLENSEDALKRELAEEVGVPIEVKRLVWSVENFFTLSERKFHEISFYYEVELHELPANGADQYILEEEGRTYLFKWVPVEELDAYNLQPAFIKDKVKDLSVHTEHIVLQK; from the coding sequence ATGGATCTTACGTTTAAAGTAGAGGAAACATGTTTTAATTACCGCGTTGGAGCAATTTGTAAACAAGGTAATAAAATCCTTATTTTGCAAGGTGACGGTGAAGATTTTTGGTACGTACCAGGCGGACGAGTGAAAATGTTAGAAAATAGTGAAGATGCGTTAAAAAGGGAGCTTGCAGAAGAAGTAGGTGTTCCAATTGAAGTGAAGAGATTGGTATGGTCAGTAGAAAATTTCTTTACACTTTCTGAGCGAAAGTTTCATGAAATCAGTTTTTATTATGAAGTAGAGCTACATGAATTACCCGCGAATGGGGCGGATCAATACATTCTTGAAGAAGAGGGTAGAACGTATTTGTTTAAGTGGGTGCCGGTAGAAGAGTTAGATGCATATAACTTACAACCAGCATTTATAAAAGATAAAGTAAAGGATTTATCAGTTCATACAGAACATATTGTTTTACAAAAGTAA